In Erigeron canadensis isolate Cc75 chromosome 1, C_canadensis_v1, whole genome shotgun sequence, a single window of DNA contains:
- the LOC122605980 gene encoding mitochondrial dicarboxylate/tricarboxylate transporter DTC-like, giving the protein MGEEKGGKAGGGVWPTIKPFVNGGASGMLATCVIQPIDMIKVRIQLGQGSAGSVTKTMLKNEGIGAFYKGLSAGLLRQATYTTARLGTFRILTNKALEANDGKPLPLYQKALCGLTAGAIGACVGSPADLALIRMQADATLPVAQRRNYTNAFHALYRITADEGVLALWKGAGPTVVRAMALNMGMLASYDQSVEFFKDNLGFGEAATIIGASSVSGFFAAACSLPFDYVKTQIQKMQPDAQGKLPYTGSLDCTMKTLKAGGPFKFYTGFPVYCVRIAPHVMMTWIFLNQIQKLEKKAGL; this is encoded by the exons atgGGAGAGGAGAAAGGAGGGAAGGCAGGTGGGGGAGTATGGCCAACCATCAAGCCATTCGTGAATGGTGGTGCATCTGGTATGCTTGCTACCTGTGTCATCCAACCCATCGATATGATCAAG GTGAGAATTCAATTGGGTCAAGGATCTGCTGGCTCGGTTACAAAGACTATGCTTAAGAATGAAGGAATTGGTGCCTTTTATAAG GGTTTATCTGCTGGATTACTTAGACAAGCTACATATACAACTGCCAGACTTGGCACATTCAG GATTCTGACAAACAAGGCACTCGAGGCCAATGATGGAAAGCCCCTGCCATTATATCAGAAAGCTTTATGTGGTTTGACAGCTGGAGCTATCGGAGCCTGTGTTGGAAGCCCTGCTGATCTGGCACTGATCCGTATGCAAGCTGATGCAACCTTACCTGTTGCCCAACGTCGTAACTATACAAATGCATTCCATGCTTTGTATAGGATTACTGCAGATGAAGGTGTATTGGCTCTATGGAAAGGTGCTGGTCCTACAGTCGTAAGGGCTATGGCATTGAACATGGGGATGCTTGCCTCTTATGACCAGAGTGTCGAGTTCTTCAAGGACAATCTTGGTTTTGGAGAGGCTGCTACAATTATAG GTGCAAGTTCTGTATCAGGGTTCTTTGCTGCCGCCTGCAGTTTGCCTTTTGATTACGTGAAAACTCAAATACAAAAAATGCAACCTGATGCTCAGGGGAAGCTCCCTTACACAGGATCTTTAGACTGCACAATGAAAACTCTCAAGGCAGGAGGACCCTTCAAGTTCTATACAGGGTTTCCCGTATATTGTGTTAGGATCGCACCACATGTCATG ATGACATGGATCTTCCTCAACCAAATTCAGAAGCTAGAGAAGAAGGCTGGATTGTAA
- the LOC122583452 gene encoding DNA damage-repair/toleration protein DRT102 — MSQNSDHRRLKIVAGADPFGCVLKDTLVSHLKSLNIDVEDLGTDDYYTIGEKIGQTISTASTTSPETEIRGLVACGTGSGVSIFANKFPGVYAVTCLTPSDAVNARSINNCNVIAVSGMSTSPDTAIETLNSFLNTPFKSPCPASKSEPWPEEIQSFLDDSLSKMSKIGTKTNSTSTCSICSLANNREFRPVEIMPGGSMKIVRDNPTSAIVRFAKGSIEPGHHHRFGHDVVVMKGRKIVWNLSKNGERVELGVGDYLYTPGGDVHRVKYLEDTEFFIRWDGGWDIQLDEDLATANAKLDNEV, encoded by the coding sequence ATGTCACAAAACTCCGATCACCGCCGTCTCAAAATTGTCGCCGGCGCCGACCCATTTGGCTGCGTACTCAAAGACACCCTCGTCTCCCACCTCAAATCCCTCAATATCGACGTGGAAGATCTCGGCACCGACGACTACTACACCATCGGCGAAAAAATCGGCCAAACAATCAGCACCGCCTCCACCACCTCACCGGAAACCGAAATCCGGGGCCTCGTCGCATGCGGCACCGGGTCCGGCGTTTCCATCTTCGCCAACAAGTTCCCCGGCGTCTACGCCGTCACTTGCCTCACACCCTCCGACGCCGTGAACGCCAGGTCAATCAACAACTGCAACGTGATCGCCGTTTCCGGCATGTCGACGTCACCAGATACCGCCATTGAAACACTAAACAGTTTCCTCAACACCCCTTTCAAGTCCCCTTGTCCCGCTTCAAAATCAGAACCCTGGCCCGAAGAAATCCAATCATTTCTAGACGATTCGTTATCCAAAATGTCGAAAATCGGAACAAAAACCAATTCCACCAGCACGTGTTCTATATGTAGTTTAGCAAATAACCGAGAATTTAGGCCAGTTGAGATAATGCCAGGGGGGTCAATGAAAATAGTTAGAGACAACCCGACATCCGCGATCGTTCGATTCGCGAAAGGGAGTATCGAGCCGGGACATCATCATAGGTTCGGACATGATGTGGTAGTGATGAAAGGGAGAAAGATAGTGTGGAATTTGAGTAAGAATGGGGAGAGAGTTGAATTGGGGGTTGGGGATTATTTGTATACACCTGGTGGGGATGTGCACAGAGTCAAGTATTTGGAGGATACAGAGTTTTTTATAAGGTGGGATGGGGGTTGGGATATTCAGTTGGATGAAGATCTTGCTACTGCTAATGCTAAGTTGGATAATGAAGTTTGA